Proteins found in one Micromonospora sp. WMMD1082 genomic segment:
- a CDS encoding LuxR family transcriptional regulator — translation MPDDRSTVRADAAVHTPAGPPLLASRLAPAVLPEPVVLRPRLARLLDDAVARPVTLVRAPAGWGKSTLLASWRRALQEADPDAPAPAWVSIEVGDDPDRLWSYLTAALRSVADPDGPPATDRAPRPDELEILAATLAARERPVVLLVDDLHRITEPAALAGLEFLLRHTEQRLRLVAAGRTGPPLALHRLRLAGELTEIGPDELAFTGDEIADLLTAHGVAVPAVAVRRLQRRTAGWAAALRIAALALRDQPDPERWITQLGGDQPEIAGYLREELLGGVEPADRELLRRAAVVDTVCADLAAALSGDADAEGRLSGLAEGAGLLRHDGGQPVWYRCHPLLADLLRRELGRLPAGELRDLHLRAARWYAGNGRPADALRHALAGGDWTDAADLFVARWPELVPYDGTARTGPAPAPPPAEAVARDPELALACAAERALDGDADGAEAYLRLATGHAGRLPQPRRSRFGRLATAVELTLARLAGDHEAVRSAAARLLATRPGGHPAGVPATTQLSADPLGNQVSAGQVSVDPVSADPMPGRGSVAGRGPADAVTGRDADAVADRGPAGAVAGRGPGGAVAVGAGRGDVAGDADVRAVAGTALALLDLDAGDLSGAATGFAVALAAAREAGRPRTELVCASRWSLLAALRGELRAAEEAARAALALPPCQGWSARVDCGYAYLALAVVALHRDQPAEAEANLALAAPAGGEPAAGALAAWCRAYLRYDEGDLSAGHRLLVEARDGWGGRAGELGSWLLAAELDLHSARGDLQTARELAGDRPAEAVTRSAVPLAEAETGSAVPLAVAAARVELRAGDPRAAAHLLPDWTAAPTADWPLPVRLDAALLAALLAARGGDHRRAGRTLEQALDLAAPDGYRRPFIRAEPGLRDLLAAHLDSGTAHWSLVSDLVRAVDVSTGARADGDRAAVAPLDEPLTERELTILRYLQSILSNVEIAAELSVSVNTVKTHVRNIYRKLDATRRRDAVRRARQLHLI, via the coding sequence ATGCCGGATGACCGCAGCACCGTCCGGGCCGACGCGGCGGTCCATACGCCGGCCGGCCCGCCCCTGCTGGCGTCCCGGCTGGCGCCCGCCGTGCTGCCCGAGCCGGTGGTCCTGCGGCCCCGGCTGGCGCGGTTGCTCGATGACGCGGTGGCCCGCCCGGTCACCCTGGTCCGGGCGCCCGCGGGGTGGGGCAAGAGCACGTTGCTCGCCTCCTGGCGCCGGGCGTTGCAGGAGGCCGACCCGGACGCCCCGGCACCGGCCTGGGTGTCGATCGAGGTGGGCGACGATCCGGACCGCCTCTGGTCGTACCTCACGGCGGCGCTGCGCTCCGTCGCCGACCCGGACGGGCCGCCGGCGACCGACCGGGCACCGCGTCCGGACGAGCTGGAGATCCTCGCCGCGACGCTCGCCGCCCGGGAACGGCCGGTGGTGCTGCTCGTGGACGACCTGCACCGGATCACCGAACCGGCGGCGCTGGCCGGGCTGGAGTTCCTGCTGCGCCACACGGAGCAGCGGCTGCGCTTGGTGGCGGCCGGGCGGACCGGGCCGCCGCTGGCGCTGCACCGGCTGCGGTTGGCCGGGGAGTTGACCGAGATCGGCCCCGACGAGCTGGCCTTCACCGGCGACGAGATCGCCGACCTGCTCACCGCGCACGGGGTGGCGGTGCCGGCCGTCGCCGTCCGCCGGCTGCAGCGGCGTACCGCGGGCTGGGCGGCGGCGCTGCGGATCGCCGCGCTCGCCCTACGTGACCAGCCGGACCCGGAGCGCTGGATCACGCAGCTCGGCGGTGACCAGCCGGAGATCGCCGGCTACCTGCGCGAGGAGTTGCTCGGCGGGGTGGAGCCGGCCGACCGCGAGCTGCTGCGTCGCGCGGCGGTCGTCGACACGGTCTGCGCCGATCTCGCCGCCGCGCTCAGCGGTGACGCGGACGCCGAGGGCCGCCTGAGCGGTCTCGCGGAGGGTGCCGGCCTGCTCCGCCACGACGGCGGCCAGCCGGTCTGGTACCGGTGCCACCCGCTCCTCGCCGACCTGCTGCGCCGCGAGCTGGGCCGGCTGCCGGCCGGGGAACTGCGCGACCTGCACCTGCGCGCGGCCCGGTGGTATGCCGGCAACGGCCGCCCGGCCGATGCGCTACGGCATGCGCTCGCCGGTGGCGACTGGACGGACGCCGCCGACCTGTTCGTCGCCCGCTGGCCGGAACTGGTGCCCTACGACGGGACGGCCCGTACCGGCCCGGCGCCCGCGCCGCCCCCGGCGGAGGCGGTGGCCCGCGATCCCGAACTCGCGCTTGCCTGCGCCGCCGAGCGGGCACTCGACGGTGACGCCGACGGTGCCGAGGCGTACCTGCGACTGGCCACCGGGCACGCCGGGAGGCTGCCGCAGCCGCGCCGGTCCCGGTTCGGGCGGCTGGCCACCGCGGTCGAGCTCACCCTGGCCCGGCTGGCCGGCGACCACGAGGCCGTACGCTCCGCCGCCGCCCGCCTGCTCGCCACCCGCCCGGGTGGGCACCCGGCCGGCGTACCCGCGACGACCCAGCTGTCGGCGGACCCCTTGGGGAACCAGGTGTCGGCGGGCCAGGTGTCGGTTGACCCGGTGTCGGCGGATCCGATGCCGGGGCGGGGGTCGGTGGCGGGCCGGGGTCCGGCGGACGCCGTGACGGGCAGAGATGCGGACGCGGTGGCGGACCGGGGTCCGGCGGGCGCGGTGGCGGGCCGGGGTCCGGGGGGCGCGGTGGCGGTCGGGGCGGGGCGGGGCGACGTTGCGGGGGACGCGGACGTGCGGGCGGTGGCCGGCACCGCGCTGGCCCTGCTCGACCTGGACGCCGGTGACCTGTCCGGGGCGGCGACCGGCTTCGCGGTGGCGTTGGCGGCGGCCCGGGAGGCGGGACGTCCGCGCACCGAGCTGGTCTGTGCCAGCCGATGGTCCCTGCTCGCGGCGCTGCGCGGGGAGCTGCGGGCGGCCGAGGAGGCGGCCCGGGCGGCGTTGGCCCTGCCGCCCTGTCAGGGCTGGTCGGCGCGGGTCGACTGCGGGTACGCGTACCTGGCGCTGGCCGTCGTGGCGCTGCACCGGGACCAGCCGGCGGAGGCCGAGGCGAACCTGGCCCTGGCCGCACCGGCGGGCGGTGAACCGGCGGCCGGTGCGCTGGCCGCCTGGTGCCGGGCGTACCTGCGCTACGACGAGGGGGATCTGAGCGCCGGCCACCGGCTGCTGGTGGAGGCCCGGGACGGGTGGGGTGGTCGCGCCGGTGAGCTGGGGTCGTGGCTGCTCGCCGCCGAGCTGGACCTGCACAGCGCCCGGGGCGACCTGCAGACGGCCCGGGAACTGGCCGGTGACCGGCCCGCCGAGGCGGTGACCCGGTCGGCGGTCCCGCTGGCCGAGGCGGAGACCGGATCGGCGGTCCCGCTGGCCGTCGCGGCGGCCCGGGTCGAGCTGCGAGCCGGTGATCCACGCGCCGCCGCGCACCTGCTGCCGGACTGGACGGCAGCGCCGACGGCCGACTGGCCGCTGCCGGTACGCCTCGACGCCGCGCTGCTCGCCGCGTTGCTCGCCGCGCGGGGCGGTGACCACCGCCGGGCCGGTCGGACGCTGGAGCAGGCGCTCGACCTCGCCGCCCCGGACGGCTACCGCCGCCCGTTCATCCGGGCCGAGCCGGGGCTGCGGGACCTGCTCGCCGCCCACCTCGACTCCGGTACGGCCCACTGGTCGCTCGTGAGTGACCTGGTCCGTGCCGTCGACGTGTCGACCGGCGCCCGTGCCGACGGCGACCGGGCGGCGGTGGCGCCCCTGGACGAGCCGCTCACCGAGCGGGAGCTGACGATCCTGCGGTACCTGCAGAGCATCCTGTCCAACGTGGAGATCGCCGCCGAGCTGTCGGTCTCGGTCAACACGGTCAAGACCCACGTCCGCAACATCTACCGCAAGCTCGACGCCACCCGCCGCCGCGACGCCGTCCGCCGCGCCCGCCAACTCCACCTAATCTGA
- a CDS encoding DsbA family protein, translating to MTTPLQVTARLRTPVTEYDHARGPEGAPVTIVEYGDFQCPFCGLAHANLREVLRQRADTVRHVYRHFPIANIHPYAERAAEAAEAAGRRGRFWEMHDWLYEHQDQLDPVHLTLGIEQLGLPVDEVEAEIGRHAYGDRIRHDFVGAIRSGVDATPTLFVNGVPHTADFGLPTLLTAVDTAATP from the coding sequence CTGACCACGCCCCTGCAGGTCACTGCCCGGCTCCGCACGCCCGTCACGGAGTACGACCACGCCCGCGGCCCGGAGGGCGCGCCGGTGACGATCGTCGAGTACGGCGACTTCCAGTGCCCCTTCTGCGGCCTCGCCCACGCGAACCTGCGTGAGGTGCTGCGGCAGCGCGCCGACACGGTCCGTCACGTCTACCGCCACTTCCCGATCGCGAACATCCACCCGTACGCGGAGCGGGCCGCCGAGGCCGCCGAGGCCGCCGGCCGACGGGGCCGGTTCTGGGAGATGCACGACTGGCTCTACGAACACCAGGACCAGCTGGATCCGGTGCACCTGACGCTCGGTATCGAGCAGCTCGGCCTGCCCGTCGACGAGGTGGAGGCGGAGATCGGGCGGCACGCCTACGGTGACCGGATCCGGCACGACTTCGTCGGCGCCATCCGCAGCGGCGTGGACGCCACCCCCACCCTCTTCGTCAACGGCGTCCCCCACACCGCCGACTTCGGCCTACCCACCCTCCTCACCGCCGTAGACACCGCCGCCACCCCCTGA
- a CDS encoding BON domain-containing protein: MASISTINRTDQDIRSAVLDEIDWEPRVQPHEIGVSVAEGVVTLTGRVDSYAKKWAAERAAHRVAQVRAVANDLAVRLVTGAERTDPEIAAAVEHALQWQAFVPVDELDVTVSQGWVTLHGEVEWEYQRRAAEQAVGRLNGVRGVSNGITVRPSVRPDGAALGRRIVDALARNRATDAEQVTVRIHGDTVLLGGLVHSMPERAEVERVVWSAPGIREVQNHIAVAPVLS, from the coding sequence ATGGCCAGCATCTCCACGATCAACCGCACCGACCAGGACATCCGGTCCGCGGTGCTCGACGAAATCGACTGGGAGCCCCGGGTGCAGCCGCACGAGATCGGGGTGAGCGTCGCCGAGGGCGTGGTGACGCTGACCGGACGGGTGGACAGCTACGCCAAGAAGTGGGCCGCGGAACGGGCCGCGCACCGGGTCGCCCAGGTACGGGCGGTGGCCAACGACCTCGCGGTGCGGCTGGTCACCGGCGCGGAACGGACCGACCCGGAGATCGCGGCCGCGGTCGAACACGCCCTGCAGTGGCAGGCGTTCGTGCCGGTCGACGAACTCGACGTGACGGTCTCGCAGGGCTGGGTCACCCTGCACGGCGAGGTCGAGTGGGAGTACCAGCGCCGCGCCGCCGAGCAGGCGGTCGGCCGGCTGAACGGCGTACGGGGGGTCAGCAACGGCATCACCGTCCGGCCCTCGGTACGCCCGGACGGCGCCGCCCTGGGCCGGCGCATCGTCGACGCCCTGGCCCGCAACCGCGCCACCGACGCGGAGCAGGTGACGGTACGCATACACGGCGACACGGTGCTGCTGGGCGGGCTGGTGCACTCGATGCCCGAGCGTGCCGAGGTGGAACGGGTGGTCTGGTCCGCGCCGGGCATCCGCGAGGTGCAGAACCACATCGCGGTCGCCCCGGTGCTGAGCTGA
- a CDS encoding STAS domain-containing protein has protein sequence MSLSILQTVRPGGVIEIAPRGEIDVDTAYEVKEAIAEVLAKGRPARIELNMRLVTFIDSVGISAMVAGFQTAEVSGVKLVVTEPSRFVHRQLWVTGLLGLFGAPEPYYAGAATAPEVLPGA, from the coding sequence GTGAGCCTGTCGATCCTGCAGACGGTTCGACCCGGTGGTGTCATCGAGATCGCCCCTCGGGGCGAGATCGACGTCGACACCGCGTACGAGGTGAAAGAGGCCATCGCCGAGGTGCTGGCCAAGGGGCGTCCCGCCCGGATCGAGCTGAACATGCGGCTGGTCACCTTCATCGACTCGGTGGGCATCAGCGCGATGGTCGCCGGCTTCCAGACCGCCGAGGTCAGCGGCGTGAAGCTGGTCGTCACCGAGCCGAGTCGGTTCGTGCACCGGCAGCTCTGGGTGACCGGCCTGCTCGGCCTCTTCGGCGCGCCCGAGCCGTACTATGCCGGCGCCGCCACGGCCCCCGAGGTCCTCCCCGGCGCCTAG
- a CDS encoding 5'/3'-nucleotidase SurE, whose product MTLRVLITNDDGIAAPGIQALARAAVDRGLDVVVAAPLEEASGTSAAMSAVEQDGQVVVREHPLPGLDGVPAFGVGGSPGFIALIAVHGAFGPPPSVLLSGINRGANAGRAVLHSGTVGAAFTAAANGCRAMAVSLDVLSAGAATAASGGAAVAAAALVHDADRHWATAAQVALDLLPRLTAGPTESVLNVNSPDLPFARLRGVRRGTLATFGQVQMTVAESGHGFVRTALEEPGEALRPGTDLALLADGYASVTAVRAVTEVTDADLAGLDAD is encoded by the coding sequence ATGACGCTGCGGGTGTTGATCACCAATGACGACGGGATCGCCGCGCCCGGCATCCAGGCACTGGCCCGGGCGGCGGTCGATCGAGGGCTGGACGTGGTGGTGGCCGCACCGCTGGAGGAGGCGAGCGGCACCAGCGCCGCGATGAGCGCGGTGGAGCAGGACGGGCAGGTGGTGGTCCGCGAACACCCGCTGCCCGGGCTCGACGGGGTGCCGGCCTTCGGCGTCGGCGGCTCGCCCGGTTTCATCGCGCTCATCGCCGTGCACGGCGCGTTCGGGCCACCGCCGTCCGTACTGCTCTCCGGCATCAACCGGGGCGCCAACGCGGGGCGCGCGGTGCTGCACTCCGGCACCGTGGGCGCCGCCTTCACCGCCGCCGCCAACGGCTGCCGGGCGATGGCGGTGTCGCTGGACGTGCTCTCGGCCGGTGCGGCCACCGCGGCCAGCGGGGGCGCCGCGGTGGCCGCCGCCGCCCTGGTGCACGACGCCGACCGGCACTGGGCCACCGCGGCCCAGGTCGCCCTGGACCTGCTTCCCCGGCTCACCGCCGGGCCCACGGAGAGCGTGCTCAACGTCAACTCGCCGGATCTTCCGTTCGCCCGGCTGCGGGGCGTACGCCGAGGCACCCTGGCCACCTTCGGCCAGGTGCAGATGACCGTCGCCGAATCCGGGCACGGCTTCGTGCGTACCGCCTTGGAGGAGCCGGGCGAGGCCCTGCGGCCCGGCACGGACCTGGCCCTACTCGCCGACGGCTACGCGTCGGTGACCGCGGTCCGGGCGGTCACCGAGGTGACCGACGCCGACCTGGCCGGTCTCGACGCGGACTGA
- a CDS encoding PfkB family carbohydrate kinase: MSGPVMVFAPTPLLTVTIDQPNDAPELHLHPGGQGVWQARMVLSLGVDVVLCTALGGEVGQVLEPLLISEGVDLRVVARDSGGSGGYVHDRREGTRREVVDVTGQPLSRHELDELYNLALGEGLRSPVSVLSGPNHPSLVPADLYRRFAADVGANGGRVVVDLCGEHLTAVLESGVFFLKISHEELLADGRASGDDEEELTRALYDLHAAGAQNAVVSRADKPALALVDGEVFEVRMPRLEAADPRGAGDSMTAGVAAVVARGGDVRTAIRTGAAAGALNVTRHGLGTGRLDSITGLVDRVRLEPAGSRPQERTTPEELAQRVGGR; this comes from the coding sequence ATGAGCGGCCCCGTCATGGTCTTCGCACCGACCCCGCTGTTGACCGTCACGATCGACCAGCCGAACGACGCGCCGGAACTGCATCTGCACCCCGGCGGGCAGGGGGTCTGGCAGGCTCGGATGGTGCTGTCGCTCGGCGTGGACGTGGTGCTCTGCACGGCGCTCGGCGGCGAGGTCGGGCAGGTGCTGGAGCCGTTGCTGATCAGCGAGGGCGTCGACCTGAGGGTGGTGGCCCGCGATTCCGGTGGCAGCGGCGGCTACGTGCACGACCGCCGCGAGGGCACCCGGCGGGAGGTCGTCGACGTGACCGGCCAGCCGTTGAGCCGGCACGAGCTCGACGAGCTGTACAACCTGGCGCTCGGCGAGGGGTTGCGTTCGCCGGTGAGCGTGTTGAGCGGGCCGAACCACCCGTCGCTGGTCCCCGCCGACCTCTACCGGCGCTTCGCCGCCGACGTCGGCGCCAACGGCGGCCGGGTGGTGGTGGACCTCTGCGGCGAGCACCTCACCGCCGTCCTGGAAAGCGGGGTCTTCTTCCTCAAGATCAGCCACGAGGAGCTGCTCGCCGACGGCCGGGCATCCGGCGACGACGAGGAGGAACTCACCCGCGCGTTGTACGACCTGCACGCCGCCGGCGCCCAGAACGCGGTGGTCAGCCGGGCCGACAAGCCGGCGTTGGCGCTGGTCGACGGCGAGGTGTTCGAGGTGCGGATGCCACGGCTGGAGGCGGCCGACCCGCGGGGCGCGGGCGACTCGATGACCGCCGGCGTGGCCGCTGTGGTGGCCCGGGGTGGCGACGTACGCACGGCGATCCGCACCGGCGCGGCAGCGGGTGCGTTGAACGTCACCCGACACGGGCTGGGCACCGGCCGGCTCGACTCGATCACCGGCCTGGTCGACCGGGTCCGGCTGGAGCCGGCGGGCAGCCGCCCGCAGGAGCGCACCACCCCCGAGGAGCTGGCCCAGCGGGTGGGCGGCCGATGA
- a CDS encoding cation diffusion facilitator family transporter — protein sequence MGAGHDHHHAAVSNAAHRHSGRLWAAFALLSTLMVVEAVTALRTGSLALLSDAGHMFTDVLGIGMALAAIAATRRADTDPQRTFGLYRLEVLAALANAVLLSGVAVYVLVEAVRRFGDPPEVLAGPVLVVAGLGLLANVAAFALLRPGARESINLRGAYLEVLADLLGSLGVIAAALLITVTGWWWADPLVAVAIATFILPRTWRLGRAAVRILVQAAPEHLQVTAVHDRLVAVPGVAGVHDLHVWTLTSGMEVASAHLTLTSGADVAVVLAAARAALHEDFQIEHATLQIEPRASSGNCGAVEW from the coding sequence GTGGGCGCGGGTCATGACCACCACCACGCTGCGGTGTCGAACGCCGCACACCGCCACTCCGGCCGGCTGTGGGCGGCGTTCGCCCTGCTCAGCACCCTGATGGTGGTCGAGGCGGTGACCGCCCTGCGGACCGGTTCGCTGGCCCTGCTCTCCGACGCCGGGCACATGTTCACCGACGTGTTGGGCATCGGGATGGCGCTCGCCGCCATCGCCGCCACCCGCCGCGCCGACACCGACCCGCAGCGCACCTTCGGGCTGTACCGGCTGGAGGTGCTCGCCGCGCTGGCCAACGCCGTGCTGCTCTCCGGGGTCGCGGTGTACGTGCTGGTCGAGGCGGTACGCCGGTTCGGCGACCCGCCCGAGGTGCTCGCCGGCCCGGTGCTGGTGGTGGCGGGGCTCGGCCTGCTCGCCAACGTGGCCGCGTTCGCGCTGCTGCGGCCCGGCGCGCGGGAGAGCATCAACCTGCGCGGGGCGTACCTTGAGGTGCTCGCGGACCTGCTCGGCTCACTCGGCGTGATCGCGGCCGCCCTGCTGATCACCGTGACCGGCTGGTGGTGGGCCGACCCGCTGGTGGCGGTCGCGATCGCCACGTTCATCCTGCCCCGGACGTGGCGCCTGGGCCGGGCGGCGGTGCGCATCCTGGTGCAGGCCGCCCCGGAGCACCTCCAGGTCACCGCGGTGCACGATCGGCTGGTCGCGGTGCCCGGCGTCGCCGGCGTCCATGACCTGCACGTCTGGACGCTCACCTCCGGCATGGAGGTGGCCTCGGCCCACCTGACTCTCACCTCCGGCGCCGACGTGGCCGTCGTGCTGGCGGCGGCCCGGGCGGCACTGCACGAGGACTTCCAGATCGAGCACGCCACCCTGCAGATCGAGCCCCGAGCGAGCAGCGGGAACTGTGGGGCGGTCGAGTGGTAA
- a CDS encoding AAA family ATPase: MDQSTLDQEIAAEQRHLDRVYARLAELRRWAVNAEQEGYRLARVGNFGALVERDAMVFHAAQRRHLLDAEYEGLVFGRLDLRDGQTLYVGRLGIRDEDATTLVVDWRAPAAAAFYRATPAEPLGVIRRRTIQSSGERVTRIEDDLLDPDAAPADMPVVGDGALLATLSRTTGRGMRDIVATIQREQDEAIRSPASGITLVSGGPGTGKTAVALHRAAYLLYADRSRYAGGGILVIGPSSVFVEYIASVLPSLGEDAATLHSLGTLFPGLTATRTDPPEVAAVKGSLRMRRVLERAARDGVPDSPTELRLLYRGQLLRLERAELDAIRDRALPRGARRNEVRRAGFDGVLAALWAQARRLGIAGLPEQRAFEDELIDRTDFRDFLKAWWPRLHPRHVLAWLADPQRLRRYAGGLLSGAEIRLLGQAYRELVVSGPSIADIALLDELDALLGKPVRPARAKRDPFRLAGGVRELSTFADRQRAARQAARERPEDYRDYAHVVVDESQDVSPMQWRMIGRRGRLASWTVVGDPAQTAWTGDPQELTRARDQALGRRRRHRFTLTTNYRNSAEIFAVAAAEIRRAYPDLALPTAVRSTGIEPIQLVVPAQELAATVVTAASALLGEVEGTVGVITPVPRRDEVAAWLGGLGGERLQVVTSLEAKGMEYDGVVLVSPGEIRAEPGSGVRTLYVALSRATQRLTTIEPAVRPEV, translated from the coding sequence GTGGATCAGAGCACCCTGGATCAGGAGATCGCCGCCGAGCAACGGCATCTCGACCGGGTGTACGCGCGACTGGCCGAGCTACGCCGCTGGGCGGTCAACGCGGAGCAGGAGGGCTACCGGCTCGCCCGGGTCGGCAACTTCGGTGCGCTGGTCGAACGCGACGCGATGGTCTTCCACGCCGCGCAGCGACGCCACCTGCTCGACGCCGAGTACGAGGGACTGGTCTTCGGCCGGCTCGACCTGCGCGACGGGCAGACCCTCTACGTCGGGCGGCTCGGCATCCGCGACGAGGACGCCACGACGCTGGTGGTCGACTGGCGGGCACCGGCCGCCGCCGCCTTCTACCGGGCGACCCCCGCGGAGCCGCTCGGCGTGATCCGGCGCCGGACGATCCAGTCCAGCGGTGAGCGGGTCACCCGGATCGAGGACGACCTGCTCGACCCGGACGCCGCGCCGGCGGACATGCCGGTGGTCGGCGACGGCGCGCTGCTGGCCACCCTGTCCCGCACCACCGGTCGCGGCATGCGCGACATCGTGGCGACCATCCAGCGCGAGCAGGACGAGGCGATCCGTTCCCCCGCGTCCGGGATCACCCTGGTCTCCGGCGGGCCGGGCACCGGCAAGACGGCGGTGGCGCTGCATCGCGCGGCGTACCTGCTCTATGCCGACCGCAGCCGGTACGCCGGCGGCGGCATCCTGGTGATCGGCCCGTCCTCGGTCTTCGTCGAGTACATCGCCTCGGTGCTGCCGTCGCTGGGCGAGGACGCCGCCACCCTGCACTCGCTCGGCACGCTCTTCCCCGGGCTGACCGCCACCCGCACCGACCCGCCGGAGGTGGCGGCCGTCAAGGGTTCGCTGCGGATGCGGCGGGTGCTCGAACGCGCCGCCCGGGACGGGGTGCCCGACTCGCCGACCGAGCTGCGCCTGCTGTACCGGGGCCAACTGCTGCGGCTGGAGCGGGCCGAGTTGGACGCCATCCGGGACCGGGCGCTGCCCCGGGGCGCCCGGCGCAACGAGGTCCGCCGGGCCGGCTTCGACGGCGTGCTCGCCGCGCTCTGGGCGCAGGCCCGCCGGCTGGGCATCGCCGGGCTGCCGGAGCAGCGGGCCTTCGAGGACGAGCTGATCGACCGGACGGACTTCCGCGACTTCCTCAAGGCATGGTGGCCACGGCTGCATCCGCGACACGTGCTCGCCTGGCTGGCCGATCCGCAGCGGCTGCGCCGGTACGCCGGCGGCCTCCTCTCCGGCGCCGAGATCCGGCTGCTCGGGCAGGCGTACCGGGAGCTGGTTGTCAGCGGGCCCAGCATCGCCGACATCGCGCTGCTCGACGAGTTGGACGCACTGCTCGGCAAGCCGGTGCGCCCCGCCCGCGCCAAGCGGGATCCGTTCCGGCTGGCCGGCGGGGTACGCGAGCTGAGCACCTTCGCCGACCGGCAGCGGGCGGCCCGGCAGGCGGCCCGGGAGCGTCCCGAGGACTACCGCGACTACGCGCACGTCGTGGTCGACGAGTCGCAGGACGTCTCGCCGATGCAGTGGCGGATGATCGGCCGGCGCGGGCGGTTGGCCTCCTGGACGGTGGTGGGTGACCCGGCGCAGACCGCGTGGACGGGCGATCCGCAGGAGCTGACCCGGGCCCGCGACCAGGCGCTGGGGCGCCGTCGGCGGCACCGGTTCACCCTTACCACCAACTACCGCAACTCGGCCGAGATCTTCGCGGTGGCGGCGGCCGAGATCCGCCGGGCGTACCCGGATCTCGCCCTGCCCACCGCGGTCCGCTCCACCGGGATCGAGCCGATCCAGCTCGTGGTGCCGGCGCAGGAGCTGGCGGCCACGGTCGTGACCGCCGCCAGCGCCCTGCTCGGGGAGGTCGAGGGCACCGTCGGAGTGATCACTCCGGTGCCGCGTCGGGACGAGGTCGCGGCCTGGCTCGGCGGGCTCGGCGGGGAGCGCCTCCAGGTGGTGACCAGCCTGGAGGCCAAGGGCATGGAGTACGACGGGGTGGTGCTGGTTTCCCCGGGCGAGATCCGGGCGGAGCCGGGCTCCGGTGTCCGTACTCTCTACGTCGCGCTCTCCCGGGCCACCCAACGGCTGACCACGATCGAGCCGGCGGTGCGGCCCGAGGTCTGA
- a CDS encoding alpha/beta hydrolase: MPEPIEVRLGDDVSLHVEATGPADAEVTAVLLHGWTLDGRSWHRQVAALRETFGSVRVLTYDARGHGRSSCMTLPTATLAQLGDDLAAVLDAVAPTGPVVLVGHSMGGMTIMEYAHRHPGHFSRRTAGLVFVSTTAEGHTHTVYGLSPRIARIIRLAETAGAGVLARCGAWRPPQTLLRALRPSIRWMLFGDRCDPTDIRLVTSAVARASLRSIGGFRASIGTQHRLATLAALAHLPAAALVGDRDRLTPPPCAESIAAVLPATELTVCPGAGHMLMMERPDEVNAAVAGVLRRVLDVTATRIPARP, translated from the coding sequence ATGCCGGAGCCGATCGAGGTACGGCTGGGCGACGACGTCAGCCTGCACGTGGAAGCCACCGGACCGGCCGACGCCGAGGTCACCGCGGTACTGCTGCACGGCTGGACGCTGGACGGACGCAGCTGGCACCGGCAGGTCGCCGCCCTCCGGGAGACGTTCGGGTCGGTCCGGGTGCTCACCTACGACGCGCGCGGGCACGGCCGGTCCAGCTGCATGACACTGCCCACGGCCACCCTGGCCCAGCTCGGCGACGACCTGGCCGCGGTGCTGGACGCGGTGGCGCCCACCGGCCCGGTGGTGCTGGTCGGCCACTCCATGGGCGGCATGACGATCATGGAGTACGCGCACCGCCATCCCGGACACTTCTCCCGGCGTACGGCCGGGCTGGTCTTCGTCTCCACCACCGCCGAGGGGCACACCCACACCGTCTACGGGCTGTCGCCCCGGATCGCCCGGATCATCCGGCTGGCCGAGACCGCCGGCGCCGGGGTGCTGGCCCGCTGCGGTGCCTGGCGCCCGCCCCAGACCCTGCTGCGCGCCCTGCGGCCGAGCATCCGCTGGATGCTCTTCGGCGACCGTTGCGACCCGACCGACATCCGGCTGGTGACCTCGGCCGTGGCCCGTGCCTCACTGCGGTCGATCGGCGGCTTCCGGGCCTCCATCGGCACCCAGCACCGCCTGGCGACACTCGCCGCGCTGGCCCACCTGCCGGCCGCGGCCCTGGTCGGCGACCGGGACCGGCTCACTCCGCCGCCGTGCGCGGAGTCGATCGCCGCCGTCCTGCCGGCCACCGAGCTGACCGTCTGCCCCGGGGCCGGGCACATGCTGATGATGGAGCGCCCCGACGAGGTCAACGCCGCCGTCGCCGGCGTGCTGCGCCGGGTCCTCGACGTCACCGCCACCCGCATCCCCGCCCGGCCCTGA